The Agromyces sp. LHK192 genome includes a window with the following:
- a CDS encoding ABC transporter permease: protein MNVFAEAFAWLFDPANWAGPDGIGAQLAYHLVFSVAVVAVACVVALPIGAYVGHTGRGRESAVLVSGGLRALPTLGLLTLVALAVGIGAVAPFIALVVLALPSVLAGAYAGIGAVDRRTVDAARAMGMRESQIVLGVELPLALPTIIGGIRAAMLQVVATATLAAYVGAGGLGTYLFLGLKTRDYAVMLGSSILIIALALALDGVFAIVQRLVVPEGVRAGRTDQNLRARTPRARAAMG, encoded by the coding sequence ATGAACGTCTTCGCCGAGGCATTCGCGTGGCTCTTCGACCCGGCCAACTGGGCCGGTCCCGACGGCATCGGTGCCCAGTTGGCCTACCACCTCGTGTTCAGCGTCGCGGTGGTCGCGGTCGCGTGCGTGGTCGCGCTGCCGATCGGCGCCTACGTCGGCCATACGGGCCGGGGCCGCGAGTCCGCCGTGCTCGTCTCGGGCGGCCTGCGCGCGCTGCCGACGCTCGGCCTGCTCACGCTCGTCGCGCTGGCGGTCGGCATCGGCGCGGTGGCGCCCTTCATCGCACTCGTCGTCCTCGCCCTGCCGTCGGTGCTCGCGGGGGCGTACGCGGGTATCGGTGCGGTCGACCGTCGCACGGTCGACGCGGCGCGCGCGATGGGCATGCGGGAGTCGCAGATCGTGCTCGGCGTCGAACTTCCGCTCGCCCTGCCGACGATCATCGGCGGGATCCGGGCGGCGATGCTCCAGGTCGTCGCGACCGCGACGCTCGCCGCGTACGTCGGCGCCGGCGGGCTCGGCACCTACCTGTTCCTCGGGCTCAAGACACGCGACTACGCCGTCATGCTGGGTTCGTCGATCCTGATCATCGCGCTCGCGCTCGCGCTGGACGGCGTGTTCGCGATCGTGCAACGGCTCGTGGTGCCCGAGGGCGTCCGGGCCGGGCGCACCGACCAGAACCTCCGCGCACGCACGCCACGGGCGCGCGCGGCCATGGGCTGA
- a CDS encoding ABC transporter substrate-binding protein: MFRTGRGRLVALAAVAVGATVALAGCASGDPLDEGSGGETSGGGETIVIGSQAYYSNVIIAEIYAQALEAEGYTVQREFEIGQREVYLPELEAGEIDLFPEYTGNLLQYYVPDTEATESEAVYEELTGALPEGLRALDQSPATDQDSYNVTSAFSEEFGVTSLEDLAGVTEPITLGGNAELETRPYGPEGLKATYGVDVGFTAIEDSGGALTVKALVDDQVQMVNIYSADPNIATNDLVTLEDPEGLFLASHVVPIASEKVTDEIAAVIDEVSAAMSAADLVALNDQSVNEQRNAEDIAADWLAEKGLA, encoded by the coding sequence ATGTTCCGAACTGGAAGAGGCCGGCTCGTCGCGCTCGCGGCGGTCGCGGTCGGGGCGACAGTGGCCCTGGCAGGGTGCGCATCGGGTGATCCGCTGGACGAGGGGTCGGGTGGGGAGACGTCCGGCGGCGGCGAGACCATCGTCATCGGATCGCAGGCGTACTACTCGAACGTCATCATCGCCGAGATCTACGCGCAGGCGCTCGAGGCCGAGGGGTACACGGTGCAGCGCGAGTTCGAGATCGGTCAGCGCGAGGTGTACCTGCCCGAGCTCGAGGCGGGCGAGATCGATCTGTTCCCCGAGTACACGGGCAACCTCCTGCAGTACTACGTCCCCGACACGGAGGCGACGGAGTCAGAGGCCGTGTACGAGGAGCTGACCGGCGCGCTCCCCGAGGGGCTCCGCGCGCTCGACCAGTCGCCCGCGACGGACCAGGACTCGTACAACGTCACCTCGGCCTTCTCCGAGGAGTTCGGGGTCACGAGCCTCGAGGACCTCGCGGGCGTCACCGAGCCGATCACGCTCGGTGGCAACGCGGAACTCGAGACGAGGCCGTACGGCCCCGAGGGCCTGAAGGCGACCTACGGCGTCGATGTCGGCTTCACGGCGATCGAGGACTCGGGCGGTGCACTCACGGTCAAGGCCCTGGTCGACGACCAGGTGCAGATGGTGAACATCTACAGCGCCGACCCCAATATCGCGACGAACGACCTCGTGACCCTCGAGGACCCGGAGGGCCTGTTCCTCGCCTCGCACGTGGTGCCGATCGCGAGCGAGAAGGTCACCGACGAGATCGCGGCCGTGATCGACGAGGTGAGCGCGGCGATGAGCGCCGCCGACCTCGTCGCGCTGAACGACCAGAGCGTGAACGAGCAGCGCAATGCCGAGGACATCGCAGCCGACTGGCTCGCCGAGAAGGGCCTCGCCTAG
- a CDS encoding DedA family protein: protein MNDLLDWILDTVQAVDPVLRTLLAGLAIMLETSILIGLIVPGDTVVIVASTAIEGWPEYVALVITVIVGALVGESIGFALGRWFGPHIVDSRLGRRIGEDHWRRAQLYLDRRGGPAVFISRFLPVLHSLVPLIVGMSTMSYRRFLAWTAPACVIWAFAYATVGWLAAGSYRELSRDLHWAGYIFVAIIAVFLVAVWGAKKLIMRAEARHLALHEDPKSDRGPDAADSGQASDPSVDDAAR from the coding sequence GTGAACGACCTGCTGGACTGGATCCTCGACACGGTACAGGCGGTCGACCCTGTGCTGCGGACGTTGCTGGCAGGGCTCGCCATCATGCTCGAGACCTCGATCCTCATCGGCCTCATCGTTCCGGGCGACACCGTCGTGATCGTCGCCTCGACCGCGATCGAGGGTTGGCCCGAGTACGTCGCGCTCGTGATCACCGTCATCGTCGGCGCACTCGTCGGCGAGAGCATCGGGTTCGCCCTCGGCCGCTGGTTCGGCCCGCACATCGTCGACTCCCGGCTGGGCCGGCGCATCGGCGAAGACCACTGGCGTCGCGCACAGCTCTACCTCGATCGACGCGGCGGACCGGCGGTGTTCATCTCGCGCTTCCTGCCGGTGCTGCACTCGCTCGTTCCGCTCATCGTCGGGATGAGCACGATGAGCTACCGCCGGTTCCTCGCCTGGACGGCGCCGGCCTGCGTCATCTGGGCGTTCGCCTACGCGACGGTCGGCTGGCTGGCCGCGGGCAGCTATCGCGAGCTCAGCCGCGACCTCCACTGGGCCGGCTACATCTTCGTGGCGATCATCGCCGTGTTCCTCGTCGCCGTGTGGGGCGCGAAGAAACTCATCATGCGGGCCGAGGCGCGACACCTCGCGTTGCACGAGGATCCGAAGTCCGACCGAGGGCCGGATGCCGCCGATTCCGGGCAGGCATCCGACCCCTCGGTCGACGACGCGGCCAGGTGA
- a CDS encoding M56 family metallopeptidase has product MLAIAALLGALAVALAWPVPVLLARATWPSRAPGLALALWQAIALGGGLSMIGCLVVIGTAPDGSLGGSVAALLPHLLHGPIPPEFGVVHLAALTLAAGLAAHLALNLVTTAIRAERERRRQHQLIAILSDPLPGAPRTRVLAHPVPLAYCVPGLRTATVLTEGLVAALSADELRAVVAHERTHLEQLHHLVLLTFRAWHQALPWFPIANRAERAVTILTEMLADDGARRETGPASLAGALERLGADAEPGAYAESGGVAPDREMVDARLARLREPGRPLGPGARFGVGVIAVALVAVPTVAIAVAL; this is encoded by the coding sequence ATGCTCGCGATCGCCGCCCTGCTCGGCGCGCTGGCGGTCGCGCTCGCGTGGCCCGTCCCCGTGCTGCTGGCCAGGGCGACCTGGCCGTCGCGCGCGCCCGGACTCGCCCTGGCCCTCTGGCAGGCGATCGCGCTCGGCGGCGGACTGTCCATGATCGGATGCCTCGTCGTCATCGGCACCGCTCCCGACGGCTCGCTCGGCGGTTCGGTCGCAGCCCTGCTCCCCCACCTGCTGCACGGGCCCATCCCGCCGGAGTTCGGCGTCGTGCACCTCGCCGCGCTCACCCTCGCCGCCGGTCTCGCCGCCCACCTCGCCCTCAACCTCGTCACGACCGCGATCCGCGCCGAGCGCGAGCGACGCCGGCAGCACCAGCTCATCGCCATCCTGAGCGACCCGCTGCCCGGGGCGCCGAGGACCCGGGTGCTCGCGCATCCGGTGCCCCTGGCGTACTGCGTCCCCGGCCTGCGAACCGCGACGGTGCTCACCGAGGGCCTCGTCGCCGCGCTCTCCGCCGACGAGCTGCGCGCCGTCGTCGCCCACGAACGCACCCACCTCGAGCAACTGCACCACCTCGTCCTGCTGACCTTCCGCGCGTGGCATCAGGCGCTGCCATGGTTCCCCATCGCGAACCGGGCGGAGCGCGCAGTCACGATCCTGACCGAGATGCTGGCCGACGACGGGGCGCGCCGGGAGACCGGCCCGGCATCCCTCGCGGGCGCACTCGAACGACTCGGGGCCGACGCCGAGCCCGGCGCATACGCGGAATCCGGCGGCGTCGCCCCCGACCGCGAGATGGTCGATGCCCGACTCGCGCGACTGCGCGAGCCCGGTCGCCCGCTCGGCCCAGGCGCCCGGTTCGGCGTCGGGGTGATCGCGGTCGCGCTGGTCGCGGTTCCGACGGTGGCGATCGCCGTCGCGCTCTGA
- a CDS encoding BlaI/MecI/CopY family transcriptional regulator, whose amino-acid sequence MAGLGELERSVMEQLWAADAALTANELRDRLTLVGDHSDRAPATTTVLTVLARLERKGFVTRARDVRPHRYHALLSREEHTAELMHEVLDRASDRDAALARFVGTASPGETATLRRLLDELARR is encoded by the coding sequence ATGGCGGGTCTCGGCGAACTCGAGCGCTCCGTGATGGAGCAGCTCTGGGCGGCCGACGCTGCCCTGACGGCGAACGAACTCCGCGACCGGCTCACCCTCGTCGGAGACCACAGCGACCGGGCTCCCGCCACCACGACGGTCCTGACCGTCCTCGCGCGGCTCGAACGCAAGGGGTTCGTCACCCGCGCTCGCGACGTCCGCCCGCACCGCTACCACGCCCTGCTCTCCCGCGAGGAGCACACCGCGGAGCTCATGCACGAGGTGCTCGACCGCGCCAGCGACCGCGACGCCGCACTGGCGCGATTCGTCGGCACCGCCTCTCCGGGCGAGACCGCCACGCTCCGCCGACTCCTCGACGAGCTCGCCCGCCGCTGA